The genomic DNA GCGCCGCGTTCCTGCTGTGCCGCCGGACGTCCCGGCTGAACTCGCATGCCGCGCAGTGGGCACTGCCCGGCGGGCGCCTCGATCCCGGCGAGACCGTCGTGGATGCCGCGCTGCGCGAACTGCACGAGGAGGTCGGCATCAAGTTGCCCGACGAGTCGGTGCTGGGCCTGCTCGACGACTACGCGACGCGCTCCGGATACGTCATCACACCGGTGGTGATGTGGGGCGGCGGCCGGCTCGACCCGCAGCCGTCGCCCGACGAGGTGCTGGCCGTGTACCGCGTCGGGCTGCACCAGTTGCAGCGGCCGGACTCGCCGCGGTTCATCTCGATTCCCGAGAGTGACCGTCCGGTGGTCCAGATTCCGCTGGGCAACGACCTCATCCACGCGCCCACGGGTGCGGTCCTGCTTCAGATGCGCTGGCTCGGACTGGAGGGCCGGCCGGACCCCGTCGACGAACTGGAGCAGCCGGTTTTCGCGTGGCGGTGAGGCGGGCACGAATCATGACGCACGAAACCGTTGAAGAGTAAGGCAATTCGCGGTTTCATGGCTGATTTCGTGACCATGACCGCCAGGAGGTAGCCGACCCATGCCCCACACGCCGGGCCAGAACGTGCTGTTCGTGCACTGGCACGACCTCGGGCGCTACCTCGGGGCGTACGGCCACCGCGACGTCCGCAGTCCCCGGCTGGACCAGCTGGCCGCCGAAGGCACCCTGTTCACCCGGGCACACGCCACCGCCCCGCTGTGCTCGCCGTCGCGCGGTTCGATCTTCACCGGGCGCTACCCGCAGAGCAACGGGCTCGTCGGGCTGGCGCACCACGGCTGGGAGTACCACGCCGGCGTGCAGACGCTTCCCCAGCTGCTCTCCGAATCCGGTTGGCACACCGCACTGTTCGGTATGCAGCACGAGACGTCGTTCCCGTCCCGGCTGGGGTTCGACGAATACGACGTCTCGAACTCCTACTGTGAATACGTCGTCGAGCAGGCCCTGCGGTGGCTCGAGGAACCACCACAGAAGCCGTTCCTGCTCACCACTGGATTCTTCGAGACGCACCGGCCGTACCCGCGGGAACGCTACGAACCCGCCGCCGGCGAGACCGTCACCGTCCCCGATTACCTGCCTGACACCGACTCCGTACGGGAAGACCTGGCGGAGTTCTACGGGTCCATCGCGGTCGCCGATGCGGCGGTGGGGCAGCTGCTGGACGCGCTGGAAGCCCGTGGGCTGGACCGCAACACGTGGGTGGTGTTCCTCACCGATCACGGACCGGCCCTGCCACGGGCGAAGTCGACGCTGTACGACGCCGGCACGGGCATCGCGATGGTCGTGCGGCCACCACGCGACGCCGGGATCGAGCCACACGTGTACGACGAACTCTTCAGCGGGGTGGACCTGCTGCCGACGCTGTTGGAGTTGCTCGGGGTGCCCGTTCCAGTTGAGGTGGAGGGTTTTTCGCACGCGCAGGCTCTGACGCGCAGCGAGGCGGGGTCCGCGGTACGCGAGGAGGTCTACACCGCGAAGACCTATCACGACTCGTTCGACCCTATTCGCGCAGTGCGAACAAAAGACTTCAGTTACATCGAGAACTATGCTTCGCGCCCGCTGCTGGACCTGCCATGGGACATCGCCGACAGCCCGCCCGGCCGGGCCGTGCAGCCGGCCATCAGTGACCCACGCCCGGCCCGCGAACTCTATGACCTGCACGCCGACCCCACCGAGCGGCACAATCTCCTGCTCGACGTGCAACCCGAATACCATGCAGTGGCAGCACAATTGGCGCTCAAGCTCAACACCTGGCGGCAGCAGACGGG from Mycolicibacterium phocaicum includes the following:
- a CDS encoding sulfatase family protein, which encodes MPHTPGQNVLFVHWHDLGRYLGAYGHRDVRSPRLDQLAAEGTLFTRAHATAPLCSPSRGSIFTGRYPQSNGLVGLAHHGWEYHAGVQTLPQLLSESGWHTALFGMQHETSFPSRLGFDEYDVSNSYCEYVVEQALRWLEEPPQKPFLLTTGFFETHRPYPRERYEPAAGETVTVPDYLPDTDSVREDLAEFYGSIAVADAAVGQLLDALEARGLDRNTWVVFLTDHGPALPRAKSTLYDAGTGIAMVVRPPRDAGIEPHVYDELFSGVDLLPTLLELLGVPVPVEVEGFSHAQALTRSEAGSAVREEVYTAKTYHDSFDPIRAVRTKDFSYIENYASRPLLDLPWDIADSPPGRAVQPAISDPRPARELYDLHADPTERHNLLLDVQPEYHAVAAQLALKLNTWRQQTGDVIPSDFTGTQISDRYTRTYLSIHGRPATSRSAVASDRGINPDSTSQD
- a CDS encoding NUDIX hydrolase; this encodes MTIPYDETLRAQIGTHLAGHRRRVVDDPSKRHAAVAIVLVDSERGEDRIDPAPVDEWIGGRPLPDQNLDGRMVDVAGGAAFLLCRRTSRLNSHAAQWALPGGRLDPGETVVDAALRELHEEVGIKLPDESVLGLLDDYATRSGYVITPVVMWGGGRLDPQPSPDEVLAVYRVGLHQLQRPDSPRFISIPESDRPVVQIPLGNDLIHAPTGAVLLQMRWLGLEGRPDPVDELEQPVFAWR